The genomic DNA AATCATAGTTATCTGCAGCCCCTAAATGGAAAATACTTTCACTGAATAGAAGATACTTTCCAGCATTCCCTAAAGCTAGAGCATACAAATCATGTCTACAAATCCTTTTGCAAAGAAATGGCTTCACGGATTTATAAGAGGCTTTAAGTATAACATAGACCCTAAATTCAAAGTAATATTTTTAGCTCAACAGTGTTAAAGTCAAGTTGGATATGATTGGCCGTATTTTCTGTATGCACCTTTGCCAATCCTTCATGCAAATATAACACCCTTCCTACCCCGACCCCCTTTTATTATAAAGTATATAGATTGACCataggaataatttttttttgaagaaactagaCTAAAATGAAGTTTAGATACAGATGTTAGCCATCATCAAACCATCCTAAAAATTTGATACAATCAAAGAAACTAGCTGCAACATTCATGTTGATTAGAATATAggaatataatatatacaagataTACTGTAATTCTTAAGtctaaacaaataaatatgctCATTGACATAGAATTGAAATGAAATGCTGATAAGATTATTCAATGTGAATGATAAAACAAACCCTTCACTGATTACAAGGATAAAATTACTGGAATAATAGTAATCAGAGATGTCACATACAAGTCGACGGGTCTCTTCAGGCTTTGGAGTAAATTCTTCTCTTCCCTTGGCCAAATCCATATACAGGGGAGGCAGCTGCTCAACTAAAGGAAGAACCTGTTTCATAATGGGAGGGCTAACATTTTGTAACTGTTTCAAAGTCATCTCCGCCTGCAAGTGTTTCATGAGTCTATGATTGGTCATGTAAAGAAGTAAAAATAAGTATCGTGTAACGTAGTATTCGTACTTGTCGGTGCTGGAAAAAATATCTAAATCAAAAACAGATTTTCTCCTAATTGAAGTATTTTCCTTATATATGGTCAAATGAAACAGACCTCCCAGATTGTTTCCAATGCTGTAATTGACTATCTTACTGCAACAACCTTCCCAGCCATgaaacatttttaatttatttcatgcaATTTCTGCATTGCTTGATTTACACTTGAGGGAAATTACAGTCAGCTCTATTGAGACATAGTCAGATGACAAAGACTCATGTTTTTGACATAGCACTTCCCTCCCTTAGTCTTTAATGTCATATAGCAACAACCTCCCTTATGAAATCCTAGTTATTTTCACCTTTCAATTTAATGGTACAATTCGgcaattttcataatttatctttcccaGGATTTTGcaagaaaaatcaaagcaaGAGATATGTCTAAGTGTATCCAAATATACAAGaaatatttgaaaagaaaaaagaacacCTGGAtattacttaattttattttagttaacctGAAGGGAAGGTTATTGTAATATGACATTAAACAGAAAAGGAGCAAAATTCTATTTCGCATACCTCAAGAGAGGTTGCCCATATTTCTTCTAGAAAATATAATAGATGCCTTCTGCCATTTTCAGTATTTTATGTAGCAATACTGACCCCTGCTCGTAGAGTTGGTGAAGAAAAAATATCTGATAGAAGTGGAGCAAAGTTTTGAGCCATTGGAACAAGAACCGGAGAGAACAAGGGGATAGACGAACTTGCTTCCTGCAAAAATGAAAGGAAATTTAGTCAATCATGATTAAATTACAAAGAGGATTCTTACATAGGAAAATTTATTTTCGGTTGTATACATTTCATCCTTCTTCCTATATGTAAGTTAATTGCTGGATGAATACCTTGTTATTGAATGCCATGAGAACATTTCCAGATCTTTGAACTGCATATCTTGACCCTGGTTAAATAGCAAAAGTAATTGAGTCTCTACAAATCAAGTTACTTTTTACAATCAAGTTTTGCAGAAGGTTTTTAATATACCAATCAGAAGGTGGACAAGCGATCCCAAAGAATGACCAACGCCAAAAATAGGAAGGTCTTTGACCTGAAACAATGAGTACCTTCAATGATTTCCTTGAAAATTAGAAACACAAAGAAACTAGCCCTTGGATAATGAGTTGAGGCTTACCGTTTCATCTAGTGTGCGGTAACACCGATCAAATTTGAACTGCACTTCATCTGCAATGAGGAAGTGATCAAACCCACTAGCATACGGAGTTGCTATGATCAATACACCCCTAGTAATAAGAACACAGGTAATAAGCCTACGTCAATGAAATAGTGTGACAAGAATGTAATTTGGGGATATTGCGGAAAAGAACACAGGGAGTCAGGGACTTACTTTTCTGATAGACGCTCAAGAAACCAACGGTAGGTAAGCTGAGGGGCAGCTCCTACAAATATACCTCCCACAAAATGTACAACAAAATTGGGCTTGGAGCTTTTGGGTTTGAGAATCCATGATCCCTGAAATAAGCATGTACCAAGTTTTTGTGAATATGAAAACTAGTAGCACACTCGTTGTGATTAGTCTGATTTTTAAAGGCGGCAATACATTTTACAAAAAGTGTTCAATGTAGGAGGTTACTatattcactttttaaaaagGGATTGATCATAATGAATGTGCTGAAGAGTGTATCCAAAAGGGTCCGTTGCTATTATCGCACTTTCAAGAATAACTTTTTCAGAgactataaattataaaaaatttcactttttaaataCTTCTAGGGAGATAATACATATTGCTGCATTTGGTGTTTTAGAATAAAGAAACTACAGAATATATAATGCCATTTTATGTCACGAGACTCAAGAGGTGCCAATCAAAACAAATAGCAGCATAGAAATCCTAGGCTACTACAGAAACTGCATATTTATACAAATTTTGGTGTTGTATTTATGTCTATCATGATTCAGAAATAAAAGTGAGAATTATCGCACATTTGATGATTATATCTCTTAGGTTTAATAATAAGTTGTACAAGATAACTCgagaaaaaaacatgaaaatttattttgaaaataaatgttGATAATTCAAATAGCTAAGACATCCACATCGAAATTGAAATAGGTTATGATATAGAATATCATATGATAGACACATATTGAATAAGTACTAACTAGTTAGCTAAACAAATTAATGAAGCGCTTATTGTAGGTggttatgtataagctatttattTAACAAGATAAAATAAGGTATAAGCTATAAGGTGTTTTGATAAGCTAGAAGGAAGATAAAGTGAAAGAAGTGAATAACCTCGACTTGAGTCCAATCTGAAGAAGAACCCCACCATGCATCTTGTGATTGACTAGCAGAAGTAGTAACTAATCtgcaaagaaagaaacaaagcaataagaaaattgaatgaaaCATGAAACAAGGAAGTAAAAAGAGAAAGGACCTTTCAATTTGGGAGTAAAGTTGAATGGATTGGGATTGGGATTGAGATTGTGGTTTTGTTGAGTCATCGTcgttagaagaagaagaattgcAAGAGATTGTAAAGCGACGGTGCGTGCGTCGGAAATGAgcagaggaggaggaggaggagtttGCGTTAAGCAGCTTCTGAGATGATTGTCTTCCACCGTTGAAATTGAGTTTCACAGAATACAAAGAAGGCGTCCACAGCAAAGTTGACATGATTGATTAATATCAATGCTTTTTGCGTCTTCCTTATTTCTTTCTACTACTTACATAAAAATGCCAGTTTCTCGTTGCGTCACGTCACGCTTCTTCtcttaaataaatatcaaattcattttttcaaatttgttaaaatatttcacTTCAAATAGcgtttataaaaatatgaatggtgctagtcacacaaaaaaaaataagttacacccaaatttatttaaaattttacaataataccaaaattgccttcttcatgtaaatttttaaaaacccatcttttatgattattctgaacccttaccccctttcatccacaaatcaccatagatgtgcaacaaatatctgaatcaacatttttgttattgatctgtactatattcataaaggttagtgaatttcatgaatttcattttcgatgagtttctatttgtttattatttgttttggtatgagatatgtctgtcaatttgattttaagtgagaggttagtgtaaattaagtttacatgtatgtatataaaaggggttagtgtagtttacgtatgtaggttaatgtaaatttaagtttacgtatgttcaatttaggttagtgtaaattcagtttacttacgttcaatctaggttaatgtaaattaagtttacttatgttcaatttaggttaatgtaaatttagtttacgtatgtatataagaggttagtgtagattcagtttacttacgttcaatctagcttaatgtaaattaagtttacttacgttcaatctaggttaatgtaaattaagtttagttacgttcaatctaggttaatgtaaattaagtttacttacgttcaatttaggttaatgtaaattaagtttacttatgttcaatttaggttaatgtaaattaagtttacttatgttcaatctaggttaatgtaaattcaatttacttacgttcaatctaggttaatgtaaattaagtttgtaacttcagtttacttacgttcaatctaggttaatgtaaattaagtttacttatgttcaatttaggttaatgtgaATTAAGTTTACttcaatttacgttaatgtaaatttagttaatttgaaatttttattttagttaaagggtatattagtcattctgaggtgtaacttgttttttttggggtgtgactagcaccagtctaaaaataattctcaaaaggatcttataattagaaaCGGAGTTAGTATTTATCAATGGATCAAATCATTAGAGTTAAAATGTTCATTTATTTTGTAagttgtttgattagaagtttTGATGTACGTTGATGTCAACAAGTCATAAAACGTTttaatgtataaaaataaatatattttttttcttttgatagtaaaaaaaatatgtattttttgagTTATCTTCTTTCCCTAATCCAAACTCACGTTTCTTCTTCTCATAAATCTCTAAACCATAAATTTGAGTCTCTCTCAGGCAAAAAACAAGGATTTGATGTTGTAATTTTGTGCTGAGTTTGAGCTTAGGTTTTTCTTGTGTGTTGAATTGACCAACTGACGAAAAGTCATGTCATGGTACCAATGTCCAACACCAAGCTTAGATAATTAACCGACAGACGGATTGTTACAACAGGGAACCATCATTGGAACATCGAGCTTAAGTGTTTTCATTTTTGGATGGCATGTGACATTGTATGATATTGAGCTTATGTACACGTTAAAAATAAGGATTGgacttaataacttttttttgtatCCAATTTGACTTAGAAACTGGTCATGAGATTAAACAGAACAAGTAACAAGAGACTcgacaaaaaaatgaaattcttgTCCATCACTAACTCAAGTGACTTTTTGCCCAAAATATATACTATCAAAGATATCAAAATactctttttaattttcaacataaacaatattatatttgtttagtATAGTTATGTCTTGACCTCTGTTGATGTATCATTTTCTGTATTGTTTTGTCCAATACATATTATTTTGTAAATCAAACACGCCCATAGCGCATTGGgtaaaaaattgtttgtaatgaaatgaaaaaaaaaattgttttacctCGTAAAACCTCCAAGGACCAAAAGaccttttggaaaaaaaaaagggcaggTAGGAAACAATAAAATGTGAGGTGTGTGGCATTTCACGACATCAGATAAATAGCTAGTTTCCatgatgttttttcttccaTACCTCATTAGtcttccatatatatatatatatatcactcaTTGAAAATTATGGGTTTCACTTTGGTGTTAAATTTGTTCGGAACCCTAATTTTTCCACCACACTTGGTTATGTGATCTGGTTCTCTTACTTCGTCGAGTAAGTCGAGAAATATTATATTGCTTTGGTCTAAAATGGAGTTATCTATAAGGCATAACTGAAATGATGTTGGTGTAAGTTTTATCGGTATTGTTGCATTAGATCCACGATACAAGTTTGAAAGGTGTTTCATGTGTCGACAATTAGGGCGTTGTATAGTAAATGCATAATATTATTACGAGTTCCTCAACCCATTCTCCCCCTGATTGGTCCAGTCTCTTTCATAATCCACGATGAATGATTTTGTTGGCTGATTTGACCTATATGTTTGTCTATGGTCATTTTAGATGTCTATTTCTAACACCACTCGAAGGTACCCATCCAGCGAATCCCACGAGGTTGATGTGCTGATATCCTACCTCTTCTATCATCTTTGTTACTCCCCTCTCAGgacttttatatttcttttcagGTTTTGGCGATCTCGGATTCCTACTCCATGGTTTATACATGTTTGCATCTTAGTGATGGTTATTTTGTCTACATACTTTTACATGTGGCCTCCTTATATCAATTTATGGATATTCTATCCTTGACGGTTGTCATTGGAGTGAACATGTATTGCATGGTATTTATAGTATATTCTTATACATGCATATGGTTTTGACTTTCTTTGGTGAGATATATTGATTAAATTGAAGATTCATGCATCCGAAAAGATCCCTCCTTCTGTCTTTGCCTTCATTGTAGCTATTTGTTAGGGAATCTTTTGTAATTCCTCTTTTAGCAATCATTACTTCTTCCATAACTATGTATATTAGTGTTGTTGTTCACAATTCATCAAGCGTACCAGAAAACGTCCTTGCAAAATTGTGGGAAGAGGTCGTGTTTTTCGACCTATTACCAATTCTTGTTAGGCCGCAATTGAGTTCAAAATTTTACTTTGAGATGTTTTGTCATTGAAATGATCCATGAACGAGCTGATAAAATTGTCTTGTTCATGTTTGAAACTAAGTAAGCATGTTGAGCTATTTCGAATTATGTGACTTAACCTCTTTATGCGAGGTGGACCTCAAGATGAAGTACCACCTCCTGATTTTGAAGTAAGGACGCTGCCGCTTCTTGTCTTTATGAATtacaactacttttttttaagacttCAGTTATTAGCCTTTATCTCGTTCATGGTGTTTGGCATATAACTATGGTTGATGTGTGGTCGAGACACCGATGTCTCAAATCATTTTGACCCTCGACTCTGTCCCATTTTGATGACAGAGTGCATATTGAAGTGGAGTTTCCAGGCTTTTCTTCTTGTCTTCTTGGTGGCAAATTTTGATTTCTGGATTTTCCATATGAGATCTCATTTTCTAacattttaaatgtgatttTGATGAGTTGAATTCCTTTCAAGACTTCTttaactaaacttaaaatgtaattttgacgACTCATGAGAGAACCAGCCAAgagtattttagacaacttaaGAGACATGCGAGCAATTGGAGGGGCGTGTAGAGCAATTTTCAACCAATCATCATCGAATCTAAACGGGTTGGTTTGAGTTTGATCCAAACTTAAACGGGTATGGTAAATTTGATGTTGGATTGGGTATAACACGTACCC from Medicago truncatula cultivar Jemalong A17 chromosome 8, MtrunA17r5.0-ANR, whole genome shotgun sequence includes the following:
- the LOC11418543 gene encoding LOW QUALITY PROTEIN: uncharacterized protein (The sequence of the model RefSeq protein was modified relative to this genomic sequence to represent the inferred CDS: inserted 1 base in 1 codon); amino-acid sequence: MSTLLWTPSLYSVKLNFNGGRQSSQKLLNANSSSSSSAHFRRTHRRFTISCNSSSSNDDDSTKPQSQSQSQSIQLYSQIERLVTTSASQSQDAWWGSSSDWTQVEGSWILKPKSSKPNFVVHFVGGIFVGAAPQLTYRWFLERLSEKGVLIIATPYASGFDHFLIADEVQFKFDRCYRTLDETVKDLPIFGVGHSLGSLVHLLIGSRYAVQRSGNVLMAFNNKEASSSIPLFSPVLVPMAQNFAPLLSDIFSSPTLRAGAEMTLKQLQNVSPPIMKQVLPLVEQLPPLYMDLAKGREEFTPKPEETRRLIKSYYGVSRNLLIKFNDDSIDDTPTLAQVLSSESAISSVLDMSIRKLPGDHVLPLQQALPDVPPAMADAVNRGSELLSNLTVGTPWETVAKEVGNTLGMDSTNILRAQVSKEMDILXGCDLVLDSLQCRA